A single window of Paenibacillus sp. FSL H8-0537 DNA harbors:
- a CDS encoding GMC oxidoreductase has product MRIYVANNGDTLGKISNLYQVDLEQLIMVNPHISGSSVLIGGQQVNLPARTQDEPILEQRVVAPFCPPLPESEFIQNWIPVTSAEKMAENEYDVLIVGSGAGGGAALWRLCQQWGNNDKRIGLVEKGPLFLPTHVANIATINGDNFRLYAPSQITDLIGNRLPEYSGMKLIYALGGRTLLWGAISPRIPAYEIASWPIPIEEMELYYNMAEEVMNVTTSYTKDSSITQILLERLRENGYYNADDIPIATDLDQTRLGRLHSNVFFCSILFLARALVSRPFDLAVNTYAAEVVTEGGKAVGVRVIAEDMKSYVIKAKTVILSASALQTPRLLLNSGIEGHAIGRYLTNHSYLIATASVNTSSFSEPLGALGIIVPELEGRPYRLQLQGPEQYFNYHYDKKPFKDEWRISFFGVSGKVESRFENRVYIDPNRLDEFGMPELQVNFSYSEKDEAILRQMYDYIFEVSTAMQLRLDALNGKPAICMMPPGADNHEFGTCRMGDDPNTSATNRYGQIHGVEGLFIADNSVLPSTGASNPTLSTVALAIRTVDHIIKQHS; this is encoded by the coding sequence ATGAGAATCTATGTCGCGAACAATGGAGATACCCTTGGGAAAATAAGCAATTTATATCAGGTGGATTTAGAGCAATTAATAATGGTCAATCCGCATATTTCGGGTTCAAGTGTGCTGATCGGAGGACAGCAGGTCAACCTCCCTGCTCGGACTCAAGACGAGCCCATTCTGGAGCAAAGGGTAGTGGCCCCTTTTTGCCCGCCACTACCGGAGTCGGAATTTATTCAGAACTGGATTCCCGTCACTTCTGCGGAAAAAATGGCGGAGAACGAATATGATGTGCTCATCGTTGGGTCTGGTGCGGGAGGAGGGGCAGCCCTTTGGAGATTGTGTCAGCAATGGGGGAATAACGATAAACGGATCGGACTTGTGGAGAAAGGACCATTATTCTTGCCAACCCATGTCGCTAATATTGCTACTATAAATGGAGATAACTTTAGATTGTATGCTCCTTCTCAAATAACAGATTTAATTGGAAACAGACTACCGGAATATTCCGGTATGAAGCTGATTTATGCTTTAGGTGGAAGAACGTTATTGTGGGGAGCAATCAGCCCCCGCATTCCGGCCTACGAAATTGCAAGCTGGCCGATCCCGATTGAAGAGATGGAGCTTTATTACAATATGGCCGAAGAAGTTATGAACGTTACAACCTCTTATACGAAGGATTCATCAATCACCCAAATTCTATTGGAGCGGCTTCGTGAAAATGGTTACTACAATGCGGATGACATTCCAATTGCCACCGATCTTGATCAGACCCGGCTAGGGAGGCTTCATTCCAATGTGTTTTTTTGCTCCATTCTGTTTCTGGCTAGAGCATTAGTTAGCCGTCCCTTCGATTTGGCCGTAAATACCTATGCGGCAGAAGTAGTTACGGAGGGTGGTAAAGCAGTCGGTGTTCGCGTAATTGCAGAGGATATGAAATCTTATGTCATTAAAGCAAAAACGGTCATATTATCGGCAAGCGCACTTCAAACCCCACGATTATTGCTTAACTCTGGGATAGAAGGACATGCTATTGGACGATATCTCACCAACCATTCATACTTGATTGCAACAGCAAGCGTGAACACAAGCAGCTTTTCTGAACCGTTAGGCGCATTAGGGATTATCGTTCCTGAGCTTGAGGGTCGGCCTTACCGGCTGCAGCTTCAAGGACCTGAACAATATTTTAATTACCATTATGATAAAAAACCGTTCAAGGATGAATGGAGAATCAGCTTTTTTGGTGTATCGGGCAAGGTGGAATCGCGTTTTGAAAATAGGGTCTATATTGATCCTAACAGGCTTGATGAGTTCGGAATGCCGGAATTACAAGTCAATTTCTCTTATAGCGAGAAGGATGAAGCGATTCTTCGTCAAATGTACGACTATATCTTTGAGGTTTCCACAGCGATGCAATTACGCTTGGACGCGTTAAACGGCAAACCCGCCATCTGCATGATGCCGCCCGGCGCTGATAATCATGAATTCGGAACTTGTCGGATGGGTGATGATCCAAATACTTCGGCAACAAACAGGTACGGGCAAATTCACGGTGTAGAGGGTCTTTTTATTGCTGATAACAGTGTGCTTCCATCGACCGGTGCGTCCAATCCCACCTTGTCTACCGTAGCTCTTGCGATTCGAACGGTAGACCATATTATAAAGCAGCATTCCTGA
- a CDS encoding spore germination protein, whose amino-acid sequence MGTDLTGNSSPRTNGTQQDSRGSKTTKKHSEEKAERPISPQLDQNICQLEEVFSKSADIIFRHWAYGPEMQHTACSVYYESLMQGEFVNYMKSSLQDLVTYEVGPADGIKPEDVFAFFENAGVSEKKANLLDNLDHVIDQITYGNIVIFFNQWDKALVYKSMEVESRQISEPANESVVQGPRESTVENLKKNIGLLRMRLSTPKFKIESLTAGGATKTQVVYGYVEGVADPELLKEFEARLDQITKLEILETSYIEQIIEDDTWSPFPQHRYTERPDVAVAALLEGKIAVLVQGTGSILLCPGLFTEFFQSSEDYYQRTVYSNMIRWLRIIAFLLALTLPSIYIALSTFHTELIPTVLLLTIIDTREGIPLPAFFEALIMEFFFELLREAGVRLPKPIGSAVSIVGALVVGEAAINAGIASPIMVIIVALTGIASFAIPQYNIAIALRILKFPLMISATVMGGFGIMIVFLLILLHLCKLRSLGQPYMRPFAPFQFNQMRDVIVRVPLKKMLQSPRKHIANPEK is encoded by the coding sequence ATGGGTACGGATTTAACGGGAAATTCATCACCACGAACAAACGGAACCCAGCAGGATAGCAGAGGATCAAAGACGACTAAGAAGCATTCGGAGGAAAAAGCAGAGCGTCCAATTTCACCTCAATTGGACCAGAACATCTGTCAGCTGGAAGAAGTGTTTTCCAAAAGTGCTGATATTATATTCAGGCATTGGGCTTATGGTCCCGAAATGCAGCATACGGCTTGCTCCGTTTATTATGAGTCACTTATGCAGGGTGAGTTTGTAAATTATATGAAGTCATCTCTTCAGGATCTCGTCACTTATGAAGTGGGTCCCGCAGATGGGATTAAGCCGGAGGATGTCTTCGCGTTTTTTGAGAATGCTGGGGTGTCAGAGAAAAAAGCGAATCTTCTTGACAATCTTGACCATGTGATAGATCAGATCACATACGGCAATATCGTTATTTTTTTCAATCAATGGGACAAGGCTCTGGTTTATAAATCGATGGAGGTCGAGTCGAGACAGATTTCGGAGCCTGCGAATGAATCGGTTGTTCAGGGGCCTCGGGAGAGCACCGTCGAGAACTTAAAAAAAAATATCGGTCTGCTTCGCATGCGTTTAAGTACCCCAAAATTCAAGATTGAATCTCTCACTGCGGGTGGAGCAACCAAAACTCAGGTCGTTTACGGCTATGTCGAAGGTGTGGCAGATCCAGAACTGCTGAAGGAATTTGAAGCTAGATTAGACCAAATCACCAAGCTGGAAATATTGGAGACCTCCTATATTGAGCAAATAATCGAGGATGACACCTGGTCGCCCTTTCCTCAGCATCGGTATACGGAGCGTCCTGATGTAGCGGTGGCGGCTCTGCTGGAAGGCAAAATTGCAGTTCTCGTTCAGGGAACAGGTAGCATTTTATTATGCCCTGGCTTATTTACGGAGTTTTTCCAATCCAGCGAGGATTACTACCAGAGAACCGTATATTCGAACATGATCCGCTGGCTTCGAATCATTGCGTTTCTATTAGCATTGACGCTGCCCAGCATATATATTGCATTATCTACCTTTCACACGGAGCTCATCCCTACCGTCCTGCTGCTTACGATCATTGATACGCGAGAAGGAATTCCGCTTCCGGCTTTCTTCGAAGCGCTCATTATGGAGTTTTTCTTTGAGCTGCTTCGGGAAGCGGGAGTACGGCTGCCTAAGCCGATTGGCTCGGCCGTCAGCATTGTTGGAGCCCTTGTCGTTGGCGAAGCAGCCATCAACGCTGGCATTGCCTCGCCGATCATGGTTATTATCGTTGCGCTCACAGGTATCGCTTCGTTTGCTATTCCCCAATACAATATTGCGATCGCGCTGCGTATTTTAAAGTTTCCGCTTATGATATCGGCGACCGTAATGGGGGGCTTCGGAATAATGATTGTCTTTCTGCTCATTTTACTTCATCTTTGCAAGCTTCGTTCGCTTGGGCAGCCTTATATGAGACCGTTCGCTCCTTTTCAGTTCAATCAAATGCGGGATGTTATTGTAAGAGTACCGTTGAAAAAAATGCTTCAATCACCGCGAAAGCATATAGCCAATCCAGAGAAGTAG
- a CDS encoding Ger(x)C family spore germination protein yields the protein MKKWMVFIFVLTSFLLLTGCWNKTELDEDGFVMAIALDQGKGGRLELTTQMYRPNAGKGGDGGTLKQSKNLLIKTEDNSVFEAIRDIPLHLGRKANWTHTRIILVGEKLARSTDVGKLIDFFYRDHESRHTISIMITKGRADKILEKQPAIEQTIGQQLLLTKQVSYKNAAKSLDTTLLKLGLQMNSPQSDSSITYVYEDKRAQDMFNAAGLALLKKGKMKSVLSSKKVEGLVMLRNEYKSGIIEVACPGKKSETESFEIMKLRTRLKPSLIGDKVSVLVKTEAEGAIGELKCTEIKTRKDEAEYLQKMEEEIKKQMLATIHDLQAYKMDIIDIGNRIARSHFKKWEDMKGDWDKQFATIPFDIHVHLRLITTGTVIGRPAVSGE from the coding sequence ATGAAAAAGTGGATGGTTTTTATCTTCGTATTAACTTCATTTCTGCTCCTTACGGGATGCTGGAATAAGACGGAATTAGATGAAGATGGTTTTGTGATGGCAATTGCGCTGGATCAAGGGAAAGGAGGCAGGCTTGAATTGACAACCCAAATGTATCGCCCGAATGCCGGGAAAGGGGGGGATGGGGGAACGTTAAAGCAATCCAAAAACCTTCTAATCAAAACAGAGGATAATTCGGTATTTGAAGCGATTCGCGACATTCCGCTTCATTTGGGGAGAAAAGCCAATTGGACCCACACTCGTATTATATTGGTTGGTGAAAAGCTTGCAAGGTCAACTGACGTTGGTAAGCTAATCGATTTTTTTTACCGTGATCATGAGTCAAGGCATACGATATCGATTATGATCACCAAAGGGCGAGCGGATAAGATATTGGAAAAGCAGCCAGCCATTGAGCAGACGATAGGTCAGCAGCTTTTGTTGACCAAGCAAGTATCCTATAAAAATGCTGCTAAATCATTGGATACAACGCTGCTTAAATTGGGGCTGCAGATGAACAGTCCACAAAGTGATTCGTCTATTACTTATGTGTACGAAGATAAGAGAGCACAGGATATGTTCAATGCCGCCGGTCTCGCCCTTCTAAAAAAGGGGAAAATGAAGAGTGTATTATCTTCGAAAAAAGTAGAGGGGCTGGTGATGCTGCGTAATGAATATAAATCAGGAATTATTGAGGTAGCCTGTCCGGGAAAAAAAAGTGAAACGGAGTCATTTGAAATTATGAAGCTAAGGACGCGGCTAAAGCCCAGCTTAATAGGGGATAAGGTAAGTGTTTTGGTTAAGACGGAAGCGGAGGGGGCAATCGGGGAATTAAAATGTACGGAAATAAAAACAAGAAAAGATGAAGCGGAATACCTCCAAAAAATGGAGGAAGAGATTAAGAAGCAAATGTTGGCGACCATTCATGATCTTCAAGCCTATAAAATGGATATCATTGACATTGGAAACAGAATCGCCAGATCCCATTTCAAAAAATGGGAAGATATGAAAGGAGATTGGGACAAGCAATTTGCGACCATTCCTTTTGACATCCATGTCCATTTAAGGCTAATAACGACCGGAACGGTCATCGGCAGGCCGGCTGTGTCGGGAGAATAG
- a CDS encoding GerAB/ArcD/ProY family transporter, with translation MRQKENVSPKQMGVLFFTYMTGSSIINIPSPLIGKAESGAWLSLLISGGLGIALLVCMLFLYRRYPSLTYVEYSSRLIGVWPTAILSLLPLSFILHMLTGIVLDIGLFMQSSMMRETPAYAFFFPVLMVAALTVRAGIEVMARMFAIIIVLVVCSVTVVLLLSLENYNWGFLIPLMPHGIKPLLHGAFFSFGFPYAEVFLFAMLLPFVRERLSGELNRAMFISLFWNIIILCISTVCTIMIFGPLAGVKKYSLFEVARTIEVLEIITRIESVIGMSLIAGSYMKATITLYVLSLYVSQLFRLKNYKTIAMPLALVAFLYLLVEFKSDTVWTELVLVVHPLWVSVSFVFPLLLITLVALFRKPPS, from the coding sequence ATGAGACAAAAGGAGAACGTTTCCCCCAAGCAAATGGGTGTGCTTTTTTTTACCTATATGACGGGATCTTCCATCATTAACATTCCGAGTCCTCTCATTGGGAAAGCAGAAAGCGGTGCGTGGCTGTCGCTTCTGATTTCAGGGGGACTCGGTATAGCTTTGCTAGTCTGCATGCTTTTTTTATATCGAAGGTATCCGAGCTTAACCTATGTGGAATACAGCAGCAGACTGATTGGAGTTTGGCCTACCGCGATCCTCTCCCTGCTGCCGTTATCCTTTATTTTGCATATGCTGACCGGAATTGTTCTTGATATAGGGCTGTTCATGCAAAGCTCAATGATGAGAGAAACACCCGCTTACGCCTTTTTCTTTCCCGTCCTTATGGTAGCAGCTTTGACCGTACGGGCGGGGATTGAGGTCATGGCAAGAATGTTTGCCATAATAATAGTTCTAGTAGTCTGTTCTGTAACAGTGGTTCTGCTGCTCAGCCTTGAGAATTATAATTGGGGCTTTCTTATTCCGCTAATGCCGCATGGCATTAAGCCTTTGCTGCATGGCGCATTTTTCTCTTTTGGTTTTCCGTATGCAGAGGTCTTTTTATTCGCCATGCTGCTTCCTTTCGTCCGTGAACGCTTATCCGGCGAACTAAACCGAGCTATGTTCATCAGTTTATTTTGGAATATTATTATTTTGTGTATTTCTACTGTCTGTACGATAATGATATTCGGGCCGCTCGCCGGGGTGAAAAAATATTCGCTTTTTGAAGTTGCTCGAACGATAGAGGTTCTAGAAATCATTACAAGGATAGAGTCAGTGATTGGTATGTCGCTCATCGCTGGCTCTTATATGAAAGCGACGATTACTTTGTACGTGCTGAGCCTATATGTGTCACAGCTATTTAGGTTGAAAAATTATAAAACAATTGCGATGCCTCTCGCGCTAGTTGCTTTTTTGTATCTACTTGTTGAATTTAAGTCGGATACGGTTTGGACGGAGCTAGTGTTGGTCGTTCACCCGCTTTGGGTGTCAGTCTCGTTTGTTTTTCCACTATTATTAATTACGCTCGTAGCCTTGTTTAGAAAGCCGCCAAGCTGA
- a CDS encoding MFS transporter, translating into MRTWPRLDYFFSRGAAIPPERRLGREAVISIVIHGCFQFGASMSGLFLNLYLWRLTQDLTVNALYNIIVFLMTPVTFAVGGWIAKRKDRMVTYRIGIVLIAVFYLMVVITGEQVVNYYVLFAICNGIAGGLYWTGYLVIQYDVSTEANRIRFLALNMIVFNTAGLLGPALAGFIISRNEGLQGYVIIFMLAFVMFVIAAIVSFRIPIVKSHHRAYYLKFMGLAMNKNRRWFKALVSFFILGLFQGIMLFLPNILLFQTVGREDRVGYLGVAFSALTVITGYVISRKAQKEQVQKYVLFSTTGVAIGAAMLLIAVDFWSVLLFMILFSICNPLAVNTLTSYYYRLIGTLPLKGQLRVECVVMRELFLNVGRVVSIGCLILFAGDVTSVWLPVVLFGAALAQYLLSLLISEKQPDQAKVSECAGG; encoded by the coding sequence ATGCGAACATGGCCGAGATTGGACTATTTTTTCAGCAGGGGAGCGGCTATTCCGCCAGAGAGAAGGCTAGGCAGAGAGGCCGTTATCTCCATTGTTATTCATGGTTGTTTTCAATTTGGTGCATCCATGTCCGGTTTGTTTCTTAATTTGTACTTGTGGCGGTTAACGCAGGATTTAACGGTAAATGCGCTTTACAACATCATTGTATTTCTAATGACACCAGTCACGTTTGCGGTAGGGGGCTGGATTGCGAAACGTAAAGACCGCATGGTAACCTACAGGATTGGTATTGTTTTAATAGCAGTCTTTTATTTAATGGTCGTTATTACCGGTGAACAGGTCGTTAATTATTATGTGTTGTTTGCCATATGTAATGGTATTGCTGGGGGACTCTATTGGACCGGATATTTAGTCATTCAATATGATGTTTCTACGGAAGCGAATCGGATTCGTTTTCTAGCGCTGAATATGATTGTATTCAATACGGCGGGATTGCTGGGTCCGGCGCTGGCTGGATTTATTATTTCCCGGAATGAAGGGCTGCAGGGATACGTTATTATTTTTATGCTCGCCTTCGTTATGTTTGTTATAGCAGCCATTGTGAGCTTTCGGATTCCGATTGTAAAGTCGCATCACCGTGCTTATTATTTGAAGTTTATGGGTCTTGCAATGAATAAAAATAGGCGGTGGTTCAAGGCGCTCGTCAGCTTTTTTATACTCGGACTTTTTCAAGGGATTATGTTGTTTTTACCGAATATTTTATTGTTTCAGACGGTGGGGCGTGAGGATCGGGTCGGTTATTTAGGAGTAGCTTTTTCGGCGCTTACCGTGATAACGGGTTATGTCATATCTAGAAAAGCACAGAAGGAGCAAGTACAGAAATATGTGCTGTTTTCCACAACAGGGGTCGCCATAGGGGCTGCGATGCTGCTCATTGCGGTTGATTTTTGGTCCGTGCTTTTGTTTATGATTTTGTTTTCCATCTGCAATCCGCTTGCAGTCAATACATTGACCTCTTATTATTACCGGCTAATTGGCACGCTTCCTCTTAAAGGACAACTGCGTGTAGAATGCGTCGTGATGCGCGAGTTGTTTCTGAATGTCGGCCGAGTTGTGTCGATTGGCTGCTTAATCTTGTTTGCTGGCGATGTGACGTCTGTTTGGCTGCCGGTTGTGCTGTTCGGGGCTGCACTCGCACAATATTTGCTGTCTTTGTTAATTAGCGAGAAGCAGCCCGACCAAGCAAAGGTTTCTGAATGTGCAGGAGGTTAG
- a CDS encoding YheC/YheD family protein: MYTKTYRSATIRGKLRVCRLLQKNASTKSLIPSTTSFTLSNLKMMAAAHHALYIKPNIGSLGVGVHKLEPKNDGYELLYTKSKKQLSKFSPNLTDIYGDLLPATPSRLIIQQAISLDQVENRPYDIRAMVQRKPGGLWTFTGFLIKVGAKGKIVTNYHQGGEIWTMQKLLKRKGYEDAKGAELISRLTRHSLTVARALSKHKAGMFEMGIDFALDRNLHLWILEVNSNHPQFRPLKWIDRRAYNRIMRFARSYGRKDD, encoded by the coding sequence ATGTATACGAAAACGTATCGCAGCGCGACCATCCGCGGCAAGCTGAGGGTGTGCCGTCTTTTGCAAAAAAATGCTTCTACTAAATCGCTCATACCAAGCACTACCAGCTTCACCTTATCCAATCTGAAGATGATGGCTGCTGCTCATCACGCGCTCTATATTAAGCCAAATATCGGCTCGCTTGGCGTTGGTGTGCATAAGCTTGAGCCCAAAAACGATGGCTACGAGCTGCTCTATACAAAAAGCAAAAAGCAGCTTTCCAAATTTTCCCCCAACTTAACAGACATTTATGGCGATTTGTTGCCTGCCACGCCTTCCCGTCTTATTATTCAGCAAGCGATTAGCCTCGATCAGGTTGAAAATCGTCCCTACGATATTCGTGCCATGGTGCAGCGAAAACCCGGTGGCCTATGGACCTTTACTGGCTTCCTTATTAAAGTGGGTGCCAAAGGCAAAATCGTTACCAACTATCATCAAGGCGGAGAAATTTGGACGATGCAGAAGCTGCTAAAGCGCAAAGGATATGAAGATGCAAAAGGAGCCGAGCTCATTAGCCGATTGACTCGGCACTCATTGACAGTGGCCCGTGCTCTCAGCAAGCATAAGGCGGGCATGTTTGAAATGGGCATCGATTTTGCCTTGGATCGCAACTTGCATCTGTGGATACTGGAGGTCAATTCCAATCATCCCCAATTTCGTCCATTAAAATGGATCGATCGCCGCGCCTACAACCGGATCATGCGATTTGCCCGAAGCTATGGCCGTAAAGACGATTAA
- a CDS encoding beta-ketoacyl-ACP synthase III, protein MHARNRHKQQRNVRIWGTGSYLPPQEVTAEQLDEKLNKPQGWVYKKSGVKIRHYAAGESASVMGAKAAFAALEAAGLELGDMDCIICANAIPEQLIPCTAALIQDEMWAGESGIPCLDINTTCLSFLAALDMVSYMIEAGRYDTVLLVSPEIASSGLNDKHPESATLFGDGAAAVVIGRSGEGESSAIIASRMETYGSGRELSEIRGGGSGLPSTQYEAANAEQYLFAMQGEALFRKTSKLLPEFIQRLFQEAGIDMSELKLVVPHQGSALAMRLLQKKLGIAPEQFMNIIENHGNMIAASLPMGIHLAVQQGRLQRGDRFALIGISAGISLGGMIIEY, encoded by the coding sequence ATGCATGCAAGAAATAGACATAAGCAACAACGGAATGTACGAATATGGGGTACAGGCTCCTATTTGCCGCCTCAAGAGGTTACAGCTGAGCAGCTGGACGAAAAACTGAATAAGCCGCAAGGCTGGGTATATAAAAAATCAGGCGTGAAAATCAGGCATTACGCTGCTGGCGAATCCGCGTCCGTCATGGGCGCAAAGGCTGCCTTTGCCGCTTTGGAGGCTGCAGGTCTTGAACTCGGCGACATGGACTGCATCATTTGTGCCAATGCGATTCCCGAGCAGCTTATTCCGTGCACGGCGGCGCTTATTCAAGATGAGATGTGGGCGGGCGAATCGGGTATTCCCTGCTTGGACATTAATACGACCTGCTTGTCGTTTCTAGCGGCGCTTGATATGGTGTCTTATATGATAGAAGCGGGCAGATACGACACTGTGCTGCTCGTATCGCCGGAAATTGCATCAAGCGGCCTTAATGACAAGCATCCCGAAAGCGCGACGCTGTTCGGTGACGGGGCAGCAGCAGTAGTCATTGGCAGAAGTGGTGAAGGAGAAAGCTCAGCGATTATCGCGTCCCGTATGGAAACGTACGGCTCGGGACGCGAGCTTTCGGAAATTCGCGGTGGGGGCTCAGGACTGCCTTCCACGCAGTACGAGGCGGCTAACGCGGAGCAATATTTGTTTGCGATGCAGGGCGAGGCGCTGTTTCGCAAAACGTCGAAGCTGCTGCCCGAGTTTATCCAGCGGCTCTTTCAGGAGGCGGGCATCGATATGTCCGAGCTGAAGCTCGTTGTACCGCATCAGGGCAGTGCCCTCGCGATGCGGCTGCTGCAGAAAAAGCTGGGCATTGCACCTGAGCAGTTTATGAATATTATCGAAAATCATGGCAATATGATTGCGGCTTCGCTGCCGATGGGCATTCATCTGGCCGTTCAGCAGGGCCGCTTGCAGCGCGGTGACCGCTTTGCGCTCATTGGCATTTCGGCGGGCATTTCGTTAGGCGGGATGATTATTGAATATTAA
- a CDS encoding ATP-grasp domain-containing protein, producing the protein MNIKAGEEQGACIGRRILITGGRAPAALDLARQLAEQGCEVYAADSMASPLIRFSNCIKRYDLLPAPRVDEAAFGKALAAIVKKYGIELLIPTCEEIYYIAKLRGKLGDCLVFTDEAEKLAALHSKWTFIETVREAGLAAPETKQLRSYAELQQLHDPASKQVWVLKPVYSRFATKVQIWRASELPPPAAELELSAACPWVAQAFVAGREYCTYSIAKEGKLLAYADYAVDFTAGRGASTFFKPCHQPQLRQWVETFAAHTQFTGQIAFDFIMGESGEVWPLECNPRATSGLHLFSKRDGLGRALWGADQPGSTIVPQQSRGKMIAAAMLAYGLSQQRRQRGLWRGGWHWLASMASGRDVIFSWKDPGPFLMQGYVWLDLWRRARQAEQPLIAFTTSDIEWNG; encoded by the coding sequence TTGAATATTAAAGCAGGCGAGGAGCAGGGCGCATGCATCGGTCGGCGTATCCTCATTACGGGAGGGAGGGCGCCAGCTGCGCTGGATTTAGCCCGCCAGCTGGCGGAGCAGGGCTGCGAGGTTTATGCAGCGGACAGTATGGCGAGTCCGCTCATTCGTTTTTCAAACTGCATTAAGCGTTATGATCTGCTGCCCGCTCCACGAGTAGACGAAGCGGCATTTGGCAAAGCGCTTGCGGCCATTGTGAAAAAGTACGGCATTGAGCTGCTCATTCCAACTTGCGAGGAAATTTATTATATTGCCAAGCTGCGAGGCAAGCTCGGAGACTGCTTAGTTTTCACCGATGAAGCGGAAAAGCTGGCCGCGCTGCACAGCAAATGGACGTTCATCGAGACGGTGCGAGAGGCAGGGCTTGCTGCGCCAGAGACGAAGCAGCTTCGCTCCTACGCTGAGCTTCAGCAGCTGCATGACCCTGCTTCAAAGCAGGTATGGGTGTTAAAGCCGGTCTATTCCCGCTTCGCAACCAAAGTGCAAATATGGCGAGCAAGCGAATTGCCGCCTCCTGCTGCGGAGCTGGAGCTCTCTGCCGCTTGCCCTTGGGTCGCCCAAGCTTTCGTTGCGGGACGTGAATATTGCACGTATTCAATTGCAAAGGAGGGCAAGCTGCTGGCTTATGCGGATTATGCCGTTGATTTTACGGCTGGACGGGGAGCCAGCACCTTTTTTAAGCCATGCCATCAGCCGCAGCTGCGGCAATGGGTGGAGACGTTCGCCGCGCATACGCAGTTTACAGGCCAAATCGCTTTTGATTTTATAATGGGGGAGAGCGGCGAGGTATGGCCGCTTGAGTGCAATCCGCGAGCGACGAGCGGATTGCATCTGTTCAGCAAGCGCGACGGGCTCGGCCGCGCCTTGTGGGGGGCAGACCAGCCCGGCAGCACCATTGTGCCGCAGCAATCGCGGGGCAAAATGATCGCGGCAGCAATGCTGGCCTATGGGCTTTCGCAGCAGCGGCGTCAGCGCGGGCTATGGCGCGGCGGCTGGCATTGGCTGGCGAGCATGGCAAGCGGCCGCGATGTTATTTTTAGCTGGAAGGACCCCGGTCCATTTCTTATGCAAGGTTATGTCTGGCTTGATTTATGGCGGCGGGCCCGCCAGGCGGAGCAGCCGCTTATTGCTTTTACAACTTCCGATATTGAATGGAATGGATGA
- a CDS encoding NAD-dependent epimerase/dehydratase family protein yields MNILVTGATGFLGENAVNRLLKEGHSVTAAGRNQEAGERLIEAGATFLQLDLATSQMREAIAGHDAVFHCGALSAPWGKYRDFYASNVIGTRNVIQGCLEHKVQRLVHVSTPSIYFDYRHRFNIAEHEPLPKSAVNHYAATKLLAEQEVDRAYREQGLRVVTIRPRALFGPGDTAIFPRLLRANDKRFIPMFGSGQPLVDITYVDNVTEALMRCLYADPIVLGQKYNITNGEPVQLWEAMTRLFELLNKPMRTKKIAYPAAYSTASLLELVAKLPGLAQEPLLTRYTVGILAFSQTLSIEKAQRELGYRPLVSVEEGLRRFAAWWKEQEEMR; encoded by the coding sequence ATGAACATACTGGTGACAGGCGCAACCGGATTTTTAGGAGAAAATGCGGTCAATCGGCTGCTGAAGGAAGGCCATTCGGTGACGGCGGCCGGGCGTAACCAAGAGGCGGGAGAACGGCTTATCGAGGCGGGAGCGACATTTTTACAGCTGGATTTAGCAACAAGTCAAATGCGAGAAGCGATTGCCGGGCATGACGCTGTGTTTCATTGCGGCGCCTTGTCTGCGCCTTGGGGCAAATACCGTGATTTCTATGCATCCAATGTCATTGGCACACGCAATGTCATACAGGGCTGTCTTGAACATAAAGTCCAGCGGCTGGTGCATGTGTCAACGCCTTCAATCTATTTTGACTATCGTCATCGCTTTAATATTGCGGAGCATGAGCCGCTGCCGAAATCGGCGGTCAATCATTATGCCGCGACGAAGCTGCTTGCCGAGCAAGAGGTTGATCGCGCTTATCGAGAGCAGGGGCTGCGCGTGGTGACGATTCGGCCGCGTGCGCTGTTCGGGCCGGGTGATACGGCGATTTTTCCAAGGCTGCTGCGGGCAAATGACAAACGGTTTATTCCGATGTTCGGAAGCGGCCAGCCGCTTGTTGATATTACGTATGTGGATAATGTAACGGAAGCGCTCATGCGCTGCCTATACGCCGATCCGATTGTGCTCGGACAGAAATATAATATTACGAATGGCGAGCCTGTGCAGCTGTGGGAAGCTATGACTAGGCTGTTTGAATTGCTGAATAAACCGATGCGGACCAAAAAGATTGCTTATCCTGCAGCGTATAGTACGGCCTCCTTGCTGGAGCTGGTGGCGAAGCTGCCGGGGCTCGCCCAAGAACCGCTGCTGACCCGTTATACGGTCGGCATTCTTGCATTCAGCCAAACGCTAAGCATTGAGAAGGCGCAGCGGGAGCTAGGCTATCGGCCACTCGTGAGCGTCGAGGAAGGACTCAGGCGGTTCGCAGCCTGGTGGAAAGAGCAGGAGGAAATGCGATGA